Proteins encoded in a region of the Halothiobacillus diazotrophicus genome:
- the queE gene encoding 7-carboxy-7-deazaguanine synthase QueE has translation MRVDEARVVDAPEAVIPQVRLTEIFRSLQGESGSVGWPTVFVRLTGCPLRCVYCDTAYAFTGGQRYPIDEIMDQVAAHRTRHVCVTGGEPLAQPGCLPLLTALCDQGFSVSLETSGAMAIEDVDSRVRLVMDLKAPSSGESARNLMKNLDYLKPTDEIKIVIGSVEDFRWAEQVIVEYGLDERFDVLVSPVFGAVSPQALAEWVLGSERRMRYQFQLHKLIWGNEPGH, from the coding sequence ATGAGGGTTGATGAGGCGCGGGTCGTCGATGCACCTGAGGCGGTTATCCCTCAGGTGCGGTTGACCGAAATCTTCCGCTCGCTGCAGGGGGAGTCAGGAAGTGTGGGGTGGCCGACGGTATTTGTTCGGCTGACTGGTTGTCCGCTCCGCTGTGTTTACTGCGATACCGCCTACGCGTTTACGGGCGGTCAGCGATACCCCATCGACGAAATCATGGATCAGGTCGCGGCGCACCGTACGCGCCATGTGTGCGTGACGGGCGGTGAGCCGCTGGCGCAACCGGGCTGCCTTCCCCTGCTGACGGCATTGTGCGATCAAGGGTTTTCGGTCAGCCTGGAAACGAGTGGGGCGATGGCGATCGAGGATGTAGATAGTCGTGTGCGGCTCGTGATGGATCTCAAGGCGCCCAGTTCCGGCGAGTCGGCACGAAATCTGATGAAGAATCTGGATTACCTGAAGCCGACCGACGAAATCAAGATCGTGATTGGCAGCGTCGAGGATTTCCGGTGGGCAGAACAGGTGATCGTCGAGTACGGGCTCGACGAGCGGTTTGATGTACTGGTTTCTCCGGTATTCGGTGCGGTTTCGCCGCAGGCTCTGGCCGAGTGGGTGCTGGGGAGCGAGCGCCGCATGCGCTATCAATTTCAGTTGCACAAATTGATTTGGGGGAACGAGCCTGGACACTAA